The following are encoded together in the Poseidonibacter lekithochrous genome:
- a CDS encoding metallophosphoesterase: MITIFHEIISFGLKKTNFKANRRDFFKKSLDLGAVSVVVATNAKAMDNAKSIELETVDVKINNLKIPYTIVQLSDVHIGGLIDQKFISDLVTRVNTLNADVVVITGDLVDTKLEYAQDALDELAKLQSTYGTYFIVGNHEYFHGVQSIIDYVSFLGIKVLENENVYIGKLDEGFFLCGVYDRFGYRYGDYIPDIKSATKNTNNYPTVLLAHQPKYIEDIETTEGIDLVLSGHTHGGQIIPFNFLVKLQQPYVKGLHQHNDTTQIYVNKGTGFWGPPMRLGASSEITLLKLS, from the coding sequence ATGATAACAATTTTTCATGAAATCATTTCTTTTGGACTAAAAAAAACAAATTTCAAAGCAAACAGAAGAGACTTCTTCAAAAAGTCTTTAGACCTAGGCGCAGTATCAGTAGTAGTTGCAACCAACGCAAAAGCTATGGATAATGCAAAAAGTATTGAACTTGAAACAGTTGACGTAAAAATAAACAATCTAAAAATCCCATACACTATTGTTCAACTAAGTGATGTTCATATTGGTGGTCTAATTGACCAAAAGTTTATTTCAGATTTAGTAACAAGAGTTAATACTCTTAATGCAGATGTAGTAGTAATTACAGGTGATCTAGTCGATACCAAACTAGAGTATGCCCAAGACGCATTAGATGAATTAGCAAAACTACAATCAACTTATGGTACTTACTTTATTGTAGGTAATCATGAGTATTTTCATGGAGTTCAGTCCATCATTGATTACGTTAGTTTCCTTGGCATTAAAGTACTTGAAAATGAAAATGTATATATAGGGAAGCTTGATGAAGGTTTCTTCTTATGTGGAGTATATGATAGGTTTGGATATAGATATGGTGATTATATACCTGATATAAAAAGTGCAACAAAAAATACCAACAATTACCCTACAGTTCTCCTTGCACATCAACCAAAATATATAGAAGACATAGAAACTACAGAAGGTATTGATTTAGTTCTAAGTGGCCACACTCATGGAGGTCAAATTATCCCCTTTAACTTCCTAGTGAAACTACAACAACCTTATGTAAAAGGTCTTCACCAACATAATGATACAACACAAATATACGTAAATAAAGGTACTGGTTTCTGGGGACCACCTATGAGATTAGGTGCTAGTTCTGAAATTACTTTATTGAAGCTGTCT